From a region of the Etheostoma cragini isolate CJK2018 chromosome 22, CSU_Ecrag_1.0, whole genome shotgun sequence genome:
- the LOC117937593 gene encoding glycine--tRNA ligase-like isoform X1, whose protein sequence is MEEVLAPFREAVREQGDLVQQLKEKGATQQELSRAVAELKGRKKILEAKELALQPKDDTVDRVKLEDTLKRRFFFDQAFAIYGGVSGLYDFGPVGCALKNNILQVWRQHFIQEEQILEIDCTMLTPEPVLKTSGHVDKFADYMVKDAKTGECHRADHLLKGHLKKMLSDEKCSAEKVTEMETVITQMDNYTQQELTDLFVKYNVKSPSTGNDLTPPISFNLMFKTSIGPGGNMPGYLRPETAQGMFLNFKRLLEFNQGKLPFGAAQIGNSFRNEISPRSGLIRVREFTMAEIEHFVDPNDKIHPKFSSVADLDILLFSSEAQTSGQSAHIMRLGDAVQQGVINNSVLGYFIGRIYLYLIQVGLSKEKVRFRQHMENEMAHYACDCWDAESKTSYGWIEIVGCADRSCYDLSCHSRATKVPLVAEKPLKEPKVVNVVQFEPNKGAIGTAYKKDAKLVLEYLAACDDCYISDQEKLLIENGEFSIETNGRTFKLTKDMVSVKRFQKTLHVEEIVPNVIEPSFGIGRIMYSIFEHSFRIRQADEQRTYFSFPATVAPYKCSILPLSQNQEFTPFVQQLSEAMTKNVVSHKVDNSSGSIGKRYARSDEIGVAFGITVDFNTVNKTPHTATLRDRDSMRQIRAEITSLPGMVRDLSNGTLAWAEVETKYPIFEGQETSKKE, encoded by the exons ATGGAAGAAGTACTGGCGCCTTTCCGGGAGGCTGTGAGGGAACAG GGTGACTTGGTGCAGCAGTTGAAGGAAAAGGGCGCCACCCAGCAGGAGCTGAGCAGAGCTGTTGCTGAGCTGAAAGGCCGGAAGAAGATTCTTGAAGCGAAG GAGTTGGCTTTGCAGCCCAAAGATGACACGGTGGACAGAGTGAAGCTGGAGGATACCTTGAAGAGGAGATTCTTCTTTGATCAGGCTTTTGCCATATATggag GTGTGAGCGGCCTGTATGATTTCGGCCCTGTGGGCTGTGCCTTGAAGAACAACATCCTGCAGGTGTGGAGGCAGCACTTCATCCAGGAGGAGCAGATCCTGGAGATCGACTGCACCATGCTGACCCCTGAGCCTGTCCTCAA GACGTCGGGGCATGTGGATAAATTCGCTGACTACATGGTGAAAGATGCCAAGACTGGAGAGTGCCACCGTGCTGATCACCTCCTCAAAG GtcacttgaaaaaaatgttgtctgaCGAGAAGTGCTCTGCAGAGAAGGTGACCGAGATGGAGACGGTAATCACTCAG ATGGACAACTACACCCAGCAAGAGCTGACCGATCTCTTTGTGAAGTACAACGTCAAATCACCTTCCACAGGAAATGACCTCACACCTCCCATCTCCTTCAACCTGATGTTTAAGACGTCCATTGGACCAGGGGGGAACATGCCGGG CTATCTGAGGCCCGAAACAGCTCAGGGAATGTTCCTCAACTTCAAACGCTTACTGGAGTTTAACCagggaaaacttccttttggTGCCGCTCAAATCGGAAACTCCTTCAGGAATGAGATCTCTCCCCGCTCTGGACTCATTCGCGTCAG GGAGTTCACCATGGCTGAGATCGAGCACTTTGTGGACCCAAATGACAAGATCCACCCGAAATTCTCCAGCGTGGCCGACCTGGACATCCTGTTGTTCTCCTCCGAGGCTCAGACCAGCGGCCAGTCTGCCCATATCATGAGGCTGGGGGACGCTGTACAACAA GGAGTGATCAACAATTCAGTGCTGGGTTACTTCATTGGAAGAATCTACCTATATCTGATTCAAGTGGGGCTGTCCAAAGAAAAAGTACGCTTCCGTCAGCACATGGAGAACGAGATGGCTCACTACGCGTGCGACTGCTGGGACGCAGAGTCCAAGACCTCCTAT ggaTGGATTGAGATAGTGGGATGTGCTGACCGCTCCTGCTATGATCTCTCGTGCCACTCCAGAGCCACCAAGGTCCCTCTAGTGGCTGAAAAGCCCCTTAAAGAACCC AAAGTAGTTAATGTTGTCCAGTTTGAGCCCAACAAGGGAGCCATAGGAACAGCCTACAAGAAAGATGCCAAGTTGGTACTGGAGTACCTAGCTGCATGTGACGACTGCTACATCAGTGATCAGGAGAAGCTTCTCATTGAAAATGG GGAGTTCAGCATTGAGACaaatggcagaacatttaaactGACCAAAGACATGGTCAGTGTGAAGAGGTTCCAGAAAACTCTGCACG TGGAGGAGATTGTTCCCAATGTAATTGAGCCGTCCTTTGGCATCGGCAGAATCATGTACTCCATCTTCGAGCACTCGTTTCGGATCCGGCAGGCGGATGAACAGAGGACG TATTTTAGCTTTCCTGCCACTGTAGCTCCATACAAATGTTCCATCCTTCCTTTGAGCCAAAACCAGGAGTTTACGCCATTTGTCCAACAGTTAT CTGAGGCGATGACTAAAAACGTTGTGTCCCACAAAGTGGACAACTCTTCAGGATCCATCGGGAAGCGTTATGCCCGGTCTGATGAGATCGGGGTAGCATTTGGCATCACCGTCGACTTCAACACGGTGAACAAGACGCCTCACACTGCCACGCTGAGGGACCGCGACTCGATGAGGCAGATCAGGGCCGAG ATCACTAGTTTGCCGGGGATGGTTCGAGATCTGTCTAATGGCACCTTGGCGTGGGCTGAGGTAGAGACAAAGTACCCTATCTTTGAGGGACAAGAGACCAGCAAGAAGGAGTAG
- the LOC117937593 gene encoding glycine--tRNA ligase-like isoform X2 → MEEVLAPFREAVREQGDLVQQLKEKGATQQELSRAVAELKGRKKILEAKELALQPKDDTVDRVKLEDTLKRRFFFDQAFAIYGGVSGLYDFGPVGCALKNNILQVWRQHFIQEEQILEIDCTMLTPEPVLKTSGHVDKFADYMVKDAKTGECHRADHLLKGHLKKMLSDEKCSAEKVTEMETVITQMDNYTQQELTDLFVKYNVKSPSTGNDLTPPISFNLMFKTSIGPGGNMPGYLRPETAQGMFLNFKRLLEFNQGKLPFGAAQIGNSFRNEISPRSGLIRVREFTMAEIEHFVDPNDKIHPKFSSVADLDILLFSSEAQTSGQSAHIMRLGDAVLQGVINNSVLGYFIGRIYLYLIQVGLSKEKVRFRQHMENEMAHYACDCWDAESKTSYGWIEIVGCADRSCYDLSCHSRATKVPLVAEKPLKEPKVVNVVQFEPNKGAIGTAYKKDAKLVLEYLAACDDCYISDQEKLLIENGEFSIETNGRTFKLTKDMVSVKRFQKTLHVEEIVPNVIEPSFGIGRIMYSIFEHSFRIRQADEQRTYFSFPATVAPYKCSILPLSQNQEFTPFVQQLSEAMTKNVVSHKVDNSSGSIGKRYARSDEIGVAFGITVDFNTVNKTPHTATLRDRDSMRQIRAEITSLPGMVRDLSNGTLAWAEVETKYPIFEGQETSKKE, encoded by the exons ATGGAAGAAGTACTGGCGCCTTTCCGGGAGGCTGTGAGGGAACAG GGTGACTTGGTGCAGCAGTTGAAGGAAAAGGGCGCCACCCAGCAGGAGCTGAGCAGAGCTGTTGCTGAGCTGAAAGGCCGGAAGAAGATTCTTGAAGCGAAG GAGTTGGCTTTGCAGCCCAAAGATGACACGGTGGACAGAGTGAAGCTGGAGGATACCTTGAAGAGGAGATTCTTCTTTGATCAGGCTTTTGCCATATATggag GTGTGAGCGGCCTGTATGATTTCGGCCCTGTGGGCTGTGCCTTGAAGAACAACATCCTGCAGGTGTGGAGGCAGCACTTCATCCAGGAGGAGCAGATCCTGGAGATCGACTGCACCATGCTGACCCCTGAGCCTGTCCTCAA GACGTCGGGGCATGTGGATAAATTCGCTGACTACATGGTGAAAGATGCCAAGACTGGAGAGTGCCACCGTGCTGATCACCTCCTCAAAG GtcacttgaaaaaaatgttgtctgaCGAGAAGTGCTCTGCAGAGAAGGTGACCGAGATGGAGACGGTAATCACTCAG ATGGACAACTACACCCAGCAAGAGCTGACCGATCTCTTTGTGAAGTACAACGTCAAATCACCTTCCACAGGAAATGACCTCACACCTCCCATCTCCTTCAACCTGATGTTTAAGACGTCCATTGGACCAGGGGGGAACATGCCGGG CTATCTGAGGCCCGAAACAGCTCAGGGAATGTTCCTCAACTTCAAACGCTTACTGGAGTTTAACCagggaaaacttccttttggTGCCGCTCAAATCGGAAACTCCTTCAGGAATGAGATCTCTCCCCGCTCTGGACTCATTCGCGTCAG GGAGTTCACCATGGCTGAGATCGAGCACTTTGTGGACCCAAATGACAAGATCCACCCGAAATTCTCCAGCGTGGCCGACCTGGACATCCTGTTGTTCTCCTCCGAGGCTCAGACCAGCGGCCAGTCTGCCCATATCATGAGGCTGGGGGACGCTG TGCTGCAGGGAGTGATCAACAATTCAGTGCTGGGTTACTTCATTGGAAGAATCTACCTATATCTGATTCAAGTGGGGCTGTCCAAAGAAAAAGTACGCTTCCGTCAGCACATGGAGAACGAGATGGCTCACTACGCGTGCGACTGCTGGGACGCAGAGTCCAAGACCTCCTAT ggaTGGATTGAGATAGTGGGATGTGCTGACCGCTCCTGCTATGATCTCTCGTGCCACTCCAGAGCCACCAAGGTCCCTCTAGTGGCTGAAAAGCCCCTTAAAGAACCC AAAGTAGTTAATGTTGTCCAGTTTGAGCCCAACAAGGGAGCCATAGGAACAGCCTACAAGAAAGATGCCAAGTTGGTACTGGAGTACCTAGCTGCATGTGACGACTGCTACATCAGTGATCAGGAGAAGCTTCTCATTGAAAATGG GGAGTTCAGCATTGAGACaaatggcagaacatttaaactGACCAAAGACATGGTCAGTGTGAAGAGGTTCCAGAAAACTCTGCACG TGGAGGAGATTGTTCCCAATGTAATTGAGCCGTCCTTTGGCATCGGCAGAATCATGTACTCCATCTTCGAGCACTCGTTTCGGATCCGGCAGGCGGATGAACAGAGGACG TATTTTAGCTTTCCTGCCACTGTAGCTCCATACAAATGTTCCATCCTTCCTTTGAGCCAAAACCAGGAGTTTACGCCATTTGTCCAACAGTTAT CTGAGGCGATGACTAAAAACGTTGTGTCCCACAAAGTGGACAACTCTTCAGGATCCATCGGGAAGCGTTATGCCCGGTCTGATGAGATCGGGGTAGCATTTGGCATCACCGTCGACTTCAACACGGTGAACAAGACGCCTCACACTGCCACGCTGAGGGACCGCGACTCGATGAGGCAGATCAGGGCCGAG ATCACTAGTTTGCCGGGGATGGTTCGAGATCTGTCTAATGGCACCTTGGCGTGGGCTGAGGTAGAGACAAAGTACCCTATCTTTGAGGGACAAGAGACCAGCAAGAAGGAGTAG
- the LOC117937591 gene encoding glycine--tRNA ligase-like, with product MLRSAASALLRTSTEISAFCPVSTVRFVRQSLRYPPQNRPFSTSVCLCKKKKTSLWLQLAEGQTMAGNIEEILAPLRLAVKEQGDLVRQLKQDGAPDVDVTKAVAELKARKRTLEAKELSLQPKDDIVDRTKMEDTLKRRFFYDQAFAIYGGVSGLYDFGPVGCALKNNILQAWRQHFIQEEQILEIDCTMLTPEPVLKTSGHVDKFADYMVKDVKNGECFRADHLLKAHLQKLMSDKKCAAEKKAEMEEVTTQMDNYTQQELTDLFVKYNVKSPTTGNDLTPPISFNLMFQTSIGPGGNMPGYLRPETAQGIFLNFKRLLEFNQGKLPFAAAQIGNSFRNEISPRSGLIRVREFTMAEIEHFVDPNEKVHPKFSSVADLDITLYSSKAQTSGQSAHIMRLGEAVEQGVINNSVLGYFIGRIYLYLTKVGITKDKLRFRQHMDNEMAHYACDCWDAEAKTSYGWIEIVGCADRSCFDLQCHARATKVPLVAEKPLKEPKVVNVVQFEPNKGAIGKAYKKDAKIAMEYLSVCDECFITEKEQLLNESGEFTIESEGKSFKLTKDMVSVKRFQKTLHVEEVVPNVIEPSFGIGRIMYTIFEHTFHVREGDDQRTYFSFPATVAPYKCSVLPLSQNQEFMPFVKDLSEAMTKNGVSYKVDDSAGSIGRRYARTDEIGVAFGITIDFDTVNKTPHTATLRDRDSMRQIRAEVSELPVIIRDLANGGLTWAEVESKYPIFEGQETSKKDTVEE from the exons ATGCTTCGTAGCGCAGCATCAGCACTGCTGAGGACCAGCACTGAGATTTCCGCCTTCTGTCCGGTGTCTACGGTCCGGTTTGTTAGGCAGTCGCTCCGCTACCCTCCCCAAAACCGGCCATTTTCAACGTCGGTCTGcttgtgtaaaaagaaaaagacaagccTGTGGCTGCAGCTGGCGGAAGGACAAACCATGGCTGGCAACATTGAAGAAATTCTCGCTCCTTTGAGGCTTGCAGTCAAAGAACAG GGAGACCTTGTGCGCCAACTGAAACAGGATGGAGCTCCTGATGTGGATGTCACTAAAGCTGTGGCTGAACTTAAAGCAAGGAAGAGAACTCTGGAGGCCAAG GAACTGTCATTACAACCCAAAGATGACATTGTTGACAGAACCAAGATGGAGGACACCCTCAAGAGACGATTCTTTTACGACCAGGCCTTTGCCATCTATGGAG GTGTGAGCGGCCTGTATGATTTCGGCCCTGTGGGCTGTGCCCTGAAGAACAACATCCTGCAGGCCTGGAGGCAGCACTTCATCCAGGAGGAGCAGATCCTGGAGATCGACTGCACCATGCTGACCCCTGAGCCTGTCCTCAA GACTTCAGGACATGTGGACAAATTTGCTGACTACATGGTGAAAGATGTCAAGAATGGCGAATGCTTCAGGGCTGACCACCTCCTCAAAG CCCACCTCCAGAAGCTGATGTCTGATAAGAAGTGTGCAGCAGAGAAGAAGGCGGAGATGGAGGAAGTCACCACTCAG ATGGACAACTACACCCAGCAAGAGCTAACCGATCTCTTTGTGAAGTACAACGTCAAGTCACCCACCACAGGAAATGACCTCACACCTCCCATCTCCTTTAACCTGATGTTCCAGACGTCCATTGGACCAGGGGGGAACATGCCggg TTATCTGAGGCCTGAAACTGCTCAGGGAATCTTCCTCAACTTCAAGCGTCTGTTGGAGTTCAACCAGGGAAAACTGCCCTTTGCTGCTGCTCAAATAGGAAACTCCTTCAGGAACGAGATCTCTCCTCGCTCTGGACTCATTCGTGTTAG AGAGTTCACCATGGCTGAGATCGAGCACTTTGTGGATCCAAATGAGAAGGTCCACCCTAAATTCTCCAGTGTAGCGGACCTGGACATCACGTTATACTCCTCCAAAGCTCAGACTAGTGGCCAGTCTGCACATATCATGAGGCTGGGGGAAGCTGTGGAGCAG GGAGTGATCAATAACTCCGTCCTGGGATATTTCATTGGGAGGATCTACCTCTACCTTACTAAAGTTGGTATCACCAAAGACAAGCTGCGTTTCCGACAGCACATGGACAACGAGATGGCTCACTACGCCTGTGACTGCTGGGACGCCGAGGCCAAGACTTCCTAC GGCTGGATCGAAATCGTGGGATGTGCTGACCGGTCTTGCTTTGATCTGCAATGTCATGCACGAGCTACAAAGGTCCCTTTGGTTGCTGAAAAGCCCCTAAAAGAACCC AAAGTTGTAAACGTCGTCCAGTTTGAGCCCAACAAAGGAGCCATTGGGAAGGCGTATAAGAAGGACGCTAAGATAGCCATGGAgtacctgtctgtgtgtgacgaGTGCTTCATTACAGAAAAGGAGCAGCTGCTCAATGAGTCTGG AGAATTCACCATCGAGTCAGAAGGCAAGTCCTTCAAACTCACAAAGGACATGGTCAGTGTGAAGCGATTCCAGAAGACACTGCATG TGGAAGAAGTTGTTCCCAATGTGATCGAGCCCTCTTTTGGCATCGGTAGGATCATGTACACCATCTTTGAGCACACGTTCCATGTGAGAGAAGGTGATGACCAAAGAACG TACTTCAGCTTCCCTGCTACTGTAGCTCCATACAAATGTTCCGTCCTGCCTTTAAGTCAAAACCAGGAGTTCATGCCCTTCGTGAAGGATTTAT CTGAGGCAATGACCAAAAACGGTGTGTCTTACAAAGTGGACGACTCGGCAGGATCCATTGGCAGGCGCTACGCCAGGACGGACGAGATTGGTGTGGCCTTTGGCATAACCATTGACTTCGACACAGTAAACAAGACGCCTCACACAGCAACGCTGAGAGACCGCGACTCAATGAGACAGATCAGGGCCGAG gTCAGCGAGTTGCCTGTGATTATTCGGGATTTGGCCAACGGCGGATTGACCTGGGCAGAAGTGGAGAGCAAGTACCCCATCTTTGAAGGACAGGAGACCAGCAAGAAGGACACAGTTGAAGAGTAA